Proteins from a genomic interval of Amycolatopsis sp. cg13:
- a CDS encoding STAS domain-containing protein, protein MNELTDPVIDPPGSLSIDRADRAPAAVLALRGDLDLGTAPQLTAAVAETATGKPPVLVLDLTEVDFLASAGLTVLLAACREAPAGTEVRIVASGRATLRPIQLTGLEQSLPLYPTLEEALAAK, encoded by the coding sequence ATGAACGAGCTGACCGACCCGGTGATCGACCCGCCGGGTTCGCTGTCGATCGACCGGGCCGACCGCGCTCCCGCGGCGGTGCTGGCCCTGCGCGGGGACCTGGACCTCGGGACCGCCCCGCAATTGACGGCCGCGGTCGCCGAAACCGCCACCGGGAAGCCCCCGGTGCTGGTGCTGGACCTGACAGAGGTCGATTTCCTCGCCTCGGCCGGGCTGACCGTGCTGCTGGCCGCGTGCCGGGAGGCTCCGGCGGGCACCGAGGTGCGGATCGTCGCGTCCGGCCGGGCGACCCTGCGGCCGATCCAGTTGACCGGGCTGGAGCAGAGCCTGCCGCTGTACCCCACGCTCGAAGAGGCGCTGGCCGCGAAGTGA
- a CDS encoding HSP18 transcriptional regulator: MAEVDPALLVEGVRETVLAARDGGAPAERSMAALSALRALRDQLGEWEPELIAAARESGASWAALAPALGVASRQAAERRYLRLRPSATGETTGEARVHAERDRRAGDRAVADWARRNAAVLRRLAAEVSSAPDLDPAGQESADRLGVALGEDDVTNLLLPLADVRAHLESRHAALADRVGEVGEHTDRVRQNAAGQRRGRAQ; encoded by the coding sequence ATGGCGGAAGTGGATCCCGCCCTGCTGGTCGAGGGCGTCCGCGAGACGGTGCTGGCCGCCCGGGACGGCGGCGCGCCCGCCGAACGTTCGATGGCCGCGCTGTCCGCCTTGCGGGCGCTGCGCGACCAGCTCGGCGAGTGGGAGCCGGAACTGATCGCGGCCGCGCGGGAGTCGGGCGCGAGCTGGGCCGCGCTGGCCCCGGCGCTGGGCGTGGCGAGCAGACAGGCCGCCGAACGCCGGTACCTGCGGCTTCGGCCTTCGGCGACCGGGGAGACCACCGGCGAGGCCCGCGTCCACGCCGAACGGGACCGCCGCGCGGGAGACCGGGCGGTGGCGGACTGGGCGCGGCGCAACGCGGCGGTGCTGCGGCGTCTCGCCGCCGAGGTCAGCTCCGCGCCGGATTTGGACCCCGCGGGACAGGAAAGCGCCGACCGGCTCGGCGTCGCGCTGGGCGAGGACGACGTCACGAACCTTCTGCTGCCGCTGGCGGACGTCCGCGCGCACCTCGAATCGCGGCACGCCGCGCTGGCGGACCGGGTCGGCGAAGTCGGCGAGCACACGGACCGGGTGCGCCAGAACGCGGCCGGGCAGCGACGCGGACGCGCGCAGTGA
- a CDS encoding DUF6292 family protein: MPLHTAQTSPSHPALVRLWNYLADVTGTLGIGLESCTVDHDTPVSAYVALDGHLPAYPGRDVALLWDEIHGWAAAVETHSGEDLIVIRYLGGPSVAPPASRVAEFAAAVRDDDHRIGCLAPPELRTLGTPADLDAVLSTVV, from the coding sequence ATGCCGCTGCACACCGCCCAGACCAGCCCGTCGCACCCCGCGCTGGTGCGATTGTGGAACTACCTCGCCGACGTCACCGGCACCCTGGGCATCGGCCTCGAGTCCTGCACGGTCGACCACGACACCCCGGTGTCGGCCTACGTCGCCCTCGACGGCCACCTGCCCGCCTACCCCGGCCGCGACGTCGCCCTGCTGTGGGACGAGATCCACGGCTGGGCCGCCGCCGTCGAAACGCATTCCGGCGAGGACCTCATCGTCATCCGCTACCTGGGCGGGCCGTCGGTCGCCCCGCCCGCGTCCCGCGTCGCCGAGTTCGCGGCCGCGGTGCGCGACGACGACCACCGGATCGGCTGTCTCGCGCCGCCGGAACTCCGGACCCTGGGCACCCCGGCCGATCTCGACGCCGTCCTGAGCACCGTGGTGTGA